The DNA sequence ATAGGCGCACGCGCCAGTGGCCGAAATTGGGAAACGAGACGAAAGCCTTGCCGCCGATCCGCAGCAGTTCTTCCAGCACCCTGTCGGGCCGGTGCGTGGTCTGCAGCGTCTGGCTGAGGATCGCATAGTCGAACGCCTGGTCGGGATAGATGGCGAGATCGCTGTCGGCGTCACCCTGGATCACCGAAAGGCCGCGCGATACGCAGTTGGCCACCGAGGCGGAATCGATTTCCATGCCCCGCGCATCGCAGCCGCGCTCGTCGCGCAGCACGGCGAGCAGATCGCCATCGCCGCAGCCGACATCGAGCACGCGCGCGCCGGGGGCGACGTTGGCGGCGATGATCGCCAGATCTGGTCGAAGCGCGCTCATGGAGAAAGGAACCCTGCGATCACCCGGTCCAGTTCGGGCACGTCAAGCAGGAAGGAATCGTGCCCGAACGGCGCTGCCAGTTCGACGAAGCTGACCGGCGCGCCTGCCGCATTGAGCGCGTGGGCCAGCTTGCGCGATTCCGCCGTGGGATAAAGCCAGTCGGTATCGAAGGAGACGAGGCAGAACCGCGCCTTGCAGTCCTTGAAGGCGTCCGCCAGCCTGCCACCACATTCCTCCGCGAGGTCGAAGTACGACATGGCGCGGGTGATGTAGAGATAGCTGTTCGCATCGAACCGCCCGGTGAAGCTCTCGCCCTGGTAGCGCAGGTAGCTCTCCACCTGGAAATCGGCGTCGAAGCCGAAGCTTTTGGCCTCCCGGTCCTGCAGGCGGCGACCGAACTTCTCGCTGAGCGTGGCTTCCGACAGATAGGTGATATGCGCCGCCATCCGCGCAACGGACAGGCCCGCATCGGGGGCCTTGCCCGTGCCGTAATAGGCGCCTTGCTGCCAGTTCGGGTCAGCCATGACGGCCTGCCGGCCAACTTCCTGAAAAGCGATGTTCTGTGCCGGCATTTCGCCAGTGGCGGCAATGGC is a window from the Novosphingobium sp. TH158 genome containing:
- the metW gene encoding methionine biosynthesis protein MetW, yielding MSALRPDLAIIAANVAPGARVLDVGCGDGDLLAVLRDERGCDARGMEIDSASVANCVSRGLSVIQGDADSDLAIYPDQAFDYAILSQTLQTTHRPDRVLEELLRIGGKAFVSFPNFGHWRVRLSLLWNGRMPVTRLLPVAWYETPNIHHVTVSDFRDLVADRGITVEQEWFLSGDKHCSAAMAAFRAEHAVFLISRR
- a CDS encoding homoserine O-acetyltransferase, encoding MATAALVTASTVLDLAEPLPLDCGQRLEGVRIAYETYGALNDSRSNAVLICHATTGDQHVASPHPITGKPGWWDRMVGPGKPIDTDRFFVVCPNVLGSCMGTSGPSSIHPDGQPWGMRFPVITIRDMVRAHLALLDALGIDRLHAVVGGSMGGMQALSLAANWPERADRVMAIAATGEMPAQNIAFQEVGRQAVMADPNWQQGAYYGTGKAPDAGLSVARMAAHITYLSEATLSEKFGRRLQDREAKSFGFDADFQVESYLRYQGESFTGRFDANSYLYITRAMSYFDLAEECGGRLADAFKDCKARFCLVSFDTDWLYPTAESRKLAHALNAAGAPVSFVELAAPFGHDSFLLDVPELDRVIAGFLSP